The Zobellia alginiliquefaciens genome contains a region encoding:
- the topA gene encoding type I DNA topoisomerase — MAKNLVIVESPAKAKTIEKFLGKDFKVESSFGHIADLPSKELGVDVENDFEPKYIVDKDKKALVKKLGDLAKKAETIWLASDEDREGEAISWHLAETLGLEKSKTKRIVFNSITKSAIQKAIENPREINYNLVNAQQARRVLDRLVGYELSPVLWKKIKPGLSAGRVQSVAVRLIVERERDIEAFTAEASFRISAEFKTLEGSVFTAKLNKTFPSKEEAQAFLDENIGADFSVGNLDKKPAKKSPSAPFTTSTLQQEASRKLYFSVGRTMQVAQRLYEAGLITYMRTDSVNLSGEAINAAKDAIIDNYGEKYSSVRNFKGKSKGAQEAHEAIRPTDITNQSPSLERDQSKLYELIWKRTIASQMSDAQLERTNVKIQASTHSQQFTANGEVIKFDGFLKVYMEGLDEEDVAEEQEGMLPAMKVGEALHNNYITATERFSRPPYRFTEASLVKKLEELGIGRPSTYAPTISTIQNRGYVEKGTIEGTERNYVQLLLEAGAVKEKQLSEMVGSDKGKLVPTDIGMIVNDFLVSHFATILDYNFTARVEENFDEIAEGDEDWQKVMKEFYKDFHPNVLDVQENADRASGERILGEDPKSGRQVSVRLGRFGPMVQMGTVDDEEKPKFASLLPDQSLTTITYDEAMELFKLPRKLGVYEGEEVEANVGRFGPYVRFGKKFVSLEKGESAFEVDFDRAVELIKEKQKADAPIYHYEDKEVTKGTGRFGPFIKWDGMFINVNKKYDFDNLSEADLIELIETKKQKEIDKVVQNWTEEGIRIEKARWGRHNIIKGKIKVELAKTVDATKISLEEAQKLIEQKTPKKKTKAKAKPKAKPKAKK, encoded by the coding sequence ATGGCTAAGAATTTAGTAATAGTAGAGTCACCCGCGAAGGCAAAAACAATCGAAAAGTTTTTAGGCAAAGACTTTAAGGTAGAGTCCAGTTTTGGGCACATTGCGGATTTGCCTTCCAAAGAGTTGGGTGTAGATGTAGAGAATGATTTCGAGCCAAAATATATTGTCGATAAGGATAAGAAGGCACTGGTCAAAAAACTGGGAGATCTTGCTAAGAAAGCTGAAACAATCTGGCTAGCAAGTGATGAAGACCGCGAGGGAGAGGCTATTTCTTGGCACTTGGCGGAAACTTTAGGGTTGGAAAAAAGTAAGACCAAGCGTATTGTTTTTAACTCCATTACCAAATCGGCAATTCAAAAAGCGATAGAAAATCCGCGTGAAATCAATTATAATCTTGTTAATGCACAACAAGCAAGAAGGGTTTTAGACCGTTTAGTAGGTTACGAACTGTCACCTGTCCTATGGAAAAAAATCAAACCGGGCCTTTCGGCAGGTAGGGTGCAATCCGTTGCTGTTCGTCTTATTGTTGAGCGTGAAAGAGATATTGAAGCCTTTACCGCTGAAGCGTCTTTTAGGATATCGGCGGAGTTTAAAACGCTAGAAGGTAGTGTGTTTACAGCAAAACTGAATAAAACGTTTCCTTCAAAAGAAGAGGCTCAGGCATTTTTGGATGAAAATATAGGAGCTGATTTTTCGGTTGGAAATCTGGATAAGAAACCTGCTAAAAAATCACCTTCAGCACCGTTTACAACCTCTACCTTACAACAGGAAGCTTCTAGAAAGCTATATTTTTCAGTGGGTAGAACCATGCAAGTGGCGCAACGCCTATACGAAGCGGGACTTATAACCTATATGAGAACCGATAGTGTAAATCTGTCCGGAGAGGCTATTAATGCAGCTAAAGATGCCATTATAGATAATTATGGGGAAAAGTATAGCTCCGTTCGTAACTTTAAAGGAAAGTCAAAAGGAGCGCAAGAAGCTCACGAAGCCATTAGACCTACAGATATTACTAATCAGTCGCCATCATTGGAGCGTGATCAATCTAAATTATACGAGTTAATTTGGAAGCGTACCATTGCTTCGCAGATGAGTGATGCCCAATTGGAACGTACCAATGTTAAAATTCAGGCGAGCACACATTCACAACAGTTTACTGCCAATGGGGAGGTCATTAAATTTGATGGTTTCTTAAAGGTGTATATGGAAGGGCTTGATGAGGAAGATGTAGCCGAAGAGCAAGAAGGTATGCTTCCCGCAATGAAAGTTGGTGAAGCTTTGCACAACAATTATATAACGGCCACTGAACGTTTTTCACGGCCGCCATACCGCTTTACGGAAGCATCCTTGGTTAAGAAACTTGAAGAGTTGGGTATTGGTAGACCATCTACGTATGCGCCAACTATTTCTACTATTCAAAATAGAGGGTACGTAGAGAAAGGAACCATAGAGGGAACGGAAAGAAACTACGTGCAATTGCTATTAGAGGCAGGCGCTGTAAAGGAAAAGCAGCTTTCTGAAATGGTGGGATCCGATAAAGGTAAGCTTGTGCCTACGGATATAGGAATGATCGTAAACGATTTCTTGGTAAGTCATTTTGCTACTATCCTTGATTATAATTTCACGGCTAGGGTTGAGGAAAATTTTGATGAAATAGCCGAAGGCGATGAAGATTGGCAAAAGGTGATGAAAGAATTCTATAAAGACTTTCATCCTAATGTGCTTGATGTGCAAGAAAATGCCGATCGCGCAAGTGGAGAACGTATTTTAGGGGAGGATCCTAAAAGTGGGCGTCAGGTATCGGTTCGTTTAGGGCGTTTTGGTCCAATGGTTCAAATGGGTACCGTAGATGATGAAGAGAAGCCAAAGTTTGCAAGTCTTCTGCCAGATCAGTCGTTAACTACCATTACGTATGATGAAGCGATGGAACTTTTTAAACTCCCAAGAAAACTAGGGGTTTATGAAGGGGAAGAGGTAGAGGCTAATGTGGGTCGTTTTGGCCCATATGTACGTTTTGGCAAAAAGTTTGTTTCTCTTGAGAAAGGAGAGAGTGCCTTTGAGGTAGATTTTGATCGTGCTGTTGAGTTGATAAAAGAAAAGCAAAAGGCCGATGCTCCTATTTATCATTATGAAGATAAAGAGGTAACTAAAGGTACCGGTAGGTTTGGACCGTTCATTAAATGGGACGGTATGTTTATCAATGTTAACAAGAAGTACGATTTTGATAATCTTTCTGAGGCCGATCTAATAGAATTGATCGAGACTAAAAAGCAGAAGGAGATAGATAAGGTAGTCCAAAATTGGACCGAAGAAGGTATCCGAATAGAAAAAGCAAGGTGGGGCAGACATAATATTATTAAGGGTAAGATAAAGGTAGAGTTGGCCAAAACGGTAGATGCGACCAAAATATCATTAGAGGAGGCCCAAAAGCTTATTGAGCAAAAAACACCTAAGAAAAAAACGAAAGCTAAAGCAAAACCAAAAGCGAAGCCTAAAGCCAAAAAATAA
- a CDS encoding formimidoylglutamase, translated as MAFDFLVPVEDKVMAHCELFPAQSLGKHTRIHNKRDGLPNLENVSIALLGVKESRNAFEKKTEKLDVSAIRIQLYKLLLGNWNSKLADMGDIEEGATVEDTYFVVKETLSALLEKKIIPVIIGATQDITYPAYRSFDGIVDLVNLVAVDSRFDFGMDDELISSHSYMSKIITDKPNNLFNFSNIGYQSYFNAQEEIDLMERLFFDAYRLGELGSDISLAEPVLRNAHMISMDARAVRASEIGLSDDFSPNGFTGREICAIARYSGISDKVSIFGIYEMENTNQSCQLMAQIIWYFIEGFNFRRNESPFESGENFTKYIVPTDTEELTFHKSHLTDRWWVEVPSILTPHTKSNSSALLPCTKKDYLEACDQNIPERWFKAYKKGFN; from the coding sequence ATGGCATTTGATTTTTTAGTTCCAGTAGAAGACAAAGTAATGGCCCACTGTGAACTATTTCCAGCCCAATCTTTGGGTAAACATACCAGAATACATAATAAAAGAGACGGTCTTCCTAACCTTGAAAATGTCTCCATAGCCCTTTTAGGGGTAAAAGAATCAAGAAACGCATTCGAAAAAAAGACTGAGAAATTAGATGTTTCGGCAATTCGGATACAGTTATATAAACTCTTATTGGGCAATTGGAATTCAAAATTGGCCGATATGGGCGATATTGAAGAAGGGGCAACTGTAGAAGACACCTATTTTGTAGTAAAGGAAACACTTTCCGCTCTTTTGGAAAAAAAGATAATTCCCGTTATTATAGGGGCAACACAAGATATTACGTATCCTGCTTACCGCTCTTTTGACGGTATTGTAGACTTGGTAAACTTGGTGGCGGTAGACAGCCGGTTTGATTTTGGTATGGACGATGAACTTATTTCATCGCATTCATATATGAGTAAAATCATTACCGATAAGCCAAATAACCTGTTCAACTTCTCTAATATAGGGTATCAAAGCTATTTTAATGCACAGGAGGAAATAGATTTAATGGAGCGTCTTTTCTTTGATGCGTATCGATTGGGGGAGTTGGGGTCGGATATTTCTTTGGCAGAACCTGTGCTACGCAATGCCCATATGATTAGTATGGATGCACGTGCGGTAAGGGCAAGTGAAATAGGGTTGTCAGATGATTTTTCGCCAAACGGATTTACGGGAAGAGAGATATGTGCCATAGCTAGATATTCGGGAATTAGTGACAAAGTGAGTATTTTTGGTATCTATGAAATGGAAAATACCAATCAATCTTGTCAGCTAATGGCCCAGATAATTTGGTATTTCATCGAAGGTTTCAATTTTAGAAGAAACGAATCGCCCTTTGAGAGTGGTGAGAACTTTACAAAGTATATTGTTCCTACAGATACCGAAGAGCTTACCTTTCACAAGAGTCACCTTACGGATAGGTGGTGGGTAGAGGTTCCTTCTATACTAACGCCGCATACTAAATCAAATTCATCGGCGTTATTACCATGCACTAAAAAGGACTATTTGGAAGCATGCGACCAAAACATTCCTGAACGGTGGTTCAAGGCCTATAAAAAAGGTTTTAATTGA